One Plasmodium cynomolgi strain B DNA, chromosome 2, whole genome shotgun sequence genomic window carries:
- a CDS encoding DNA mismatch repair protein PMS2 (putative), translating into MKIQNIGEESIHNICSSQVIFTLSSVVKELVENSIDADATEIKIKLVENGIKLIQVNDNGAGIKKSNFENVCARHATSKITEFEDIHTSLNTLGFRGEALNSLCMLSDLSIVTKHDESSHGYLLTFDSLGRLSHEEPIARLRGTTVSCENIFKNIPIRKKDFIKNIKLQLSDLLLLMQQYAIIYCHVKFAIHNVVTVKGNVKNLNMLLTNGGKETVKKSVHTIYGKKNIGNLIDFNIDSEEWKLRAYISDNNSGRRDRDIQFYYINSRPIHVLKNVNKIINSIYREFNSRLYPIIICNILSDTKNFDINVTPDKREVFFIYENELCEKIKISLVKLLTPKTSQLVDTHIGDYFLKANNIQLPMLGGSSSHGKAMLDPPKEEGTIAEGGALSQLLPSEASLGGYSPSEPIRIGQNGDKTAHSWEGARGTTGGVKEELPMSQRGLPNGSDGGGHVEGGGHVERGDHVERGDHVDRDGQASQTAHQHANVWPRQTSDDDEPGGRGSFTKSSQPQVSVRVKEEHPQEERTPPFDSSEQFFGSPVVNGGSNSPEQVDLPSSYHRAGRARQGWQVEGFVSKKEAQGDPQEEEAPRVEAYEYKLEGVPTEEVCELEDHPNAHVYEYQLGDGSTAEGCELEDHPSVHAFEYKLGDSPQVRVQEYQLEDPPQVRVQEYRLEDSPKVRVQEYQLEDPPQVRVLEYQLEDKGDRDSTHYDIIRRDGDDSGEGERQPQKRHPEGGSHNRIGDSPGSPDSPGSPDSPDLPNSPDSPDPPDYTFEDLKENIKRSCIKNIPIDINMYINREQMKSGFDYDQIHVVSLTNSEKIKNIIFPKGKEQEKAKSYLCLTDEKQVSEYADLFNSSLSIKEAVEKGSQVRNVSGEGSSGEDISFSNIDEQKKDLYFKSNLFEKLKICGQFNKGFVISKIDLLYFQRGRREKVVNPVGSGGKEEEEIEPQGNSSYALFIIDQHAADEKSNFEKYNKIFTMKSQKLISKIDLELSPAQIYIIEKNLEIFLHNGFDVEIVEEPVQKRRRVKAADSTDATDAADAGEGALMQVKVYLLSLPVFNGRILEVEDFMSLLHHLTEHPITYDKASFQMFIRNKGQPNKTTDTWFNYNFPRPQKVWRILASKACRNAIMVGKTLNVAEMIKIKKKLSVLKNPWNCPHGRPTIKYIINDMDIKSCFENYYVKLYDEITNLIVTKNYDAYKYLFHNHAFFLIMSTKPMLGPLLKFQ; encoded by the exons ATGAAGATCCAGAATATCGGGGAGGAGTCTATCCATAACATATGCAGCAGCCAAGTGATATTCACGCTAAGCAGTGTAGTAAAGGAGCTAGTGGAAAATAGCATAGATGCAGATGCAACAGAAATAAAGATAAAGCTAGTCGAAAATGGTATCAAATTAATACAAGTTAATGACAATGGAGCAGGAATTAAAAAGTCCAATTTCGAAAATGTTTGCGCCAGACATGCCACATCAAAGATTACTGAATTTGAAGATATACACACCTCCTTAAATACATTAGGGTTCAGAGGGGAAGCATTAAATTCCTTGTGTATGTTAAGCGACTTAAGCATTGTAACAAAGCATGATGAAAGTAGCCATGGGTATTTGCTAACATTTGATAGCCTTGGGAGATTAAGTCATGAAGAACCAATCGCACGACTGAGAGGAACAACAGTAAgttgtgaaaatatttttaaaaatatccccATACGGAAAAAagactttataaaaaatataaaattacagCTCTCcgatttgcttctccttaTGCAACAATATGCAATTATTTATTGTCACGTAAAATTTGCGATTCACAATGTCGTCACGGTGAAGGGGAACGTGAAAAATCTGAACATGTTATTAACCAACGGAGGGAAAGAAactgttaaaaaaagtgttcatactatatatgggaaaaaaaatatcggcAATCTGATCGATTTTAATATAGACTCAGAAGAGTGGAAGCTCAGGGCATATATAAGTGATAACAACAGTGGCAGGAGAGATAGAGACATccaattttattacattaacAGTAGACCTATACATGtactaaaaaatgtgaataaaattatcaactCCATTTACAGAGAGTTTAATAGTAGGTTGTACCCCATCATTATTTGCAACATCCTGTCCGATACCAAAAATTTTGATATCAATGTTACTCCAGATAAGAGagaggttttttttatttacgaAAATGAGTTGTGTGAGAAGATCAAGATCTCCTTGGTTAAGTTGCTCACTCCGAAGACTAGCCAACTCGTCGATACGCACATCggtgattattttttgaaggcCAACAATATACAGCTCCCCATGTTGGGgggttcttcttcacatGGGAAGGCAATGCTTGACCCACCTAAAGAAGAAGGTACCATTGCAGAGGGGGGAGCGCTGTCACAGTTGCTGCCCAGCGAGGCATCACTCGGGGGATACTCCCCAAGCGAACCAATTCGAATTGGCCAAAACGGGGACAAGACAGCACATTCCTGGGAGGGGGCAAGAGGCACTACTGGGGGAGTCAAGGAGGAGCTGCCCATGTCGCAGCGGGGCCTCCCAAATGGAAGCGACGGAGGTGGTCACGTTGAAGGAGGTGGTCACGTTGAAAGAGGCGACCACGTTGAAAGAGGCGATCATGTGGATAGAGATGGCCAAGCTAGCCAAACTGCCCATCAACATGCGAATGTGTGGCCACGGCAAACATCTGATGATGACGAACCGGGTGGGAGAGGCAGCTTCACGAAAAGTTCGCAGCCCCAGGTGAGTGTGCGAGTGAAGGAGGAGCACCCTCAGGAAGAGCGCACACCTCCGTTTGACTCGAGTGAGCAATTTTTTGGCAGTCCTGTCGTTAATGGGGGGAGTAACTCTCCCGAGCAGGTGGACCTCCCGAGCAGTTATCATCGCGCGGGGCGCGCACGGCAGGGCTGGCAAGTCGAAGGGTTCGTTTCGAAAAAAGAAGCTCAGGGGGACCCTCAAGAGGAGGAGGCCCCCAGGGTGGAAGCGTACGAGTACAAGTTGGAGGGCGTTCCGACTGAGGAGGTATGCGAGCTGGAGGATCACCCCAATGCTCATGTGTACGAGTACCAGCTGGGGGATGGTTCGACGGCGGAGGGGTGCGAGCTGGAAGATCACCCCAGTGTACATGCGTTCGAGTATAAGTTGGGGGATTCGCCTCAGGTGCGCGTTCAAGAGTACCAGCTGGAGGATCCGCCGCAAGTGCGCGTTCAAGAGTACCGGCTGGAGGACTCACCTAAGGTGCGCGTTCAAGAGTACCAGCTGGAGGATCCGCCGCAAGTGCGCGTTCTAGAGTACCAGCTGGAGGACAAGGGAGATAGAGATAGCACCCACTACGACATAATCCGCAGAGATGGTGACGACTCTGGTGAGGGAGAACGGCAGCCGCAAAAAAGACATCCTGAAGGAGGGAGCCACAACCGGATTGGAGATTCACCCGGCTCACCCGACTCACCCGGCTCACCCGACTCACCCGACCTACCCAACTCACCCGACTCACCGGACCCCCCCGACTACACCTTCGAAGacttaaaagaaaacataaaaaggagctGCATCAAAAATATCCCCATAGACATCAACATGTATATTAATAGGGAACAAATGAAGAGCGGGTTCGATTATGATCAGATCCATGTTGTTAGTTTAACAAATAgcgaaaaaatcaaaaacataatttttccaaaagggaaggaacaaGAGAAGGCGAAGAGCTACCTGTGCCTAACGGATGAGAAGCAGGTCAGTGAGTACGCGGATTTGTTTAATAGCAGCTTGAGCATTAAGGAGGCAGTCGAGAAGGGAAGTCAGGTGAGAAACGTCTCCGGAGAAGGAAGCTCTGGTGAAGACATAAGCTTCAGCAATATTgatgaacagaaaaaggatttatattttaagtccaacctttttgaaaaactaaaaatttGTGGTCAATTCAACAAAGGGTTTGTCATTTCGAAAATTGATTTGCTGTACTTTCAAAGGGGTCGTAGAGAAAAAGTGGTAAATCCAGTAGGGTCtggggggaaggaggaggaggaaatcgAACCGCAAGGGAACAGCAGCTATGCCCTGTTCATTATAGACCAACATGCTGCAGACGAGAAATCCAATTTCGAAAAGTACAACAAAATATTCACCATGAAGTCGCAGAAATTGATTAGCAAAATTGACTTGGAATTGAGTCCTGCGCAGATTTATATCATCgagaaaaatttggagatatttttgcataatgGCTTTGACGTGGAGATTGTGGAGGAGCCCGTTCAGAAGAGGAGAAGGGTGAAAGCGGCGGACTCGACCGATGCGACCGACGCGGCCGATGCGGGGGAAGGCGCCCTGATGCAAGTGAAGGTCTACTTGCTGTCCCTCCCCGTGTTCAACGGGAGGATCCTGGAGGTCGAAGACTTCATGTCCCTGCTGCACCACTTGACAGAGCACCCGATAACGTACGACAAGGCCAGCTTTCAGATGTTCATACGGAACAAGGGCCAACCCAATAAGACGACGGACACCTGGTTTAACTACAACTTCCCGCGCCCCCAGAAGGTCTGGCGGATCCTGGCCTCCAA GGCCTGCAGAAACGCCATCATGGTAGGGAAAACCCTGAACGTGGCCGAAATgatcaaaattaaaaaaaaacttagcGTGTTGAAGAACCCGTGGAACTGCCCCCACGGCAGGCCCACCATCAAGTACATCATAAACGACATGGACATAAAAAGTTGCTTCGAAAATTACTACGTAAAGCTGTACGACGAAATTACAAATCTGATTGTAACAAAGAATTACGATGCGTACAAGTACCTCTTCCACAACCACGCCTTCTTTTTGATTATGTCTACCAAGCCGATGCTCGGCCCGCTCCTGAAGTTTCAGTGA